In Planctomycetaceae bacterium, the genomic window CCCGCGCGCAGGAGGCAAAGGAGTACCTTGAGAAGAACGGGCCTGGCGTGGCACAACCCGCAGGCAGGTTGGAACAGCGGAATGCGGAACAAACAATCAAGGTGAAGGAATTAGTTGCTGAACAAATAACTCTTGCTGATGCCGCAGGCAACGTCCGAGGGCAGTTGTCTATCGACAAGAAAGGTGACGGAATGCTGGTTCTGGCCGGCAAGAAAGACATCTACTTGATGTCTATGGTCGATCAGGACGGACATCCCGCTATGTACCTTAGCAACCCATCTGGACAGGGCGCAGTAGTGATGTGCGCCCAGCCGGCAATCGGCCAAATCGTGCTACAATCCGCCAAGGGCGCAATCGTTTTCGAAGCACTCCGCGGTCAGAACGGAAGCTATTTCCGCGAGACGAAACCCAAGCAGTAACGAACCATCGACGACAAAGGCGGCATAGTTTGGGAAACCCCTGGCAACACGAAGAAACAATAGCTTGAATGGACCCTTCGGCGGGCTAGGCTTCGCGAGCCGAAAGCGGTACTCCGAACCGCTGCCCGCCGGGATCCTTTTCGGAGCCGGAATCGGAGCCGGACAAGATGGACAAGTCAGACGAAGATAATCTTCCGCAGGGATGGCAGGGACTGCTCGACTATGCGCATGACCCCGAGGGATGGGTGACACTGGACACGGGCGGAGTATTGTCCAAATTGTACAAGGAATCGAACGGGCACGATGTTGCGGTTCTACTGGACTCGCTGGTCAATGAAGCGCGAATCGCATGGCACAAGACGACTGTCTTGCGTAGGGATGACAACCCCGACCCCCGCGATGAGGAGACGGGCCTTGACTTCCAGTTGTCGATGCAGAGGCTATGGGTTCAAGTATTCACGGCAGTACGGGAAGCGGAACAATGGCTGTATCGAGCACTTGGCCCAGGGAATGATAATGAACTGCTCGATTGTGTAGGGGACGCCCTCCGAAACATTGCCCTCTGTCTCGATACGATGACTTCCCCTGACGACGATGTACCCGCGAAGGAAAGGTTATTTCCTGACACGCTGAAGGCTTTGCACGGGGCCGCCCGTGACTTTGAACGACTCTATGCCCGCGAGACTCAATCGGCCGGTGCTGGCAAAGTCCCGCTCTTGCCGCCGCCGCTGCCCAAACCAACAACGGCGATTCCCGATCCCTCGCCGATTCAAGACCTTCACGCATACCATGAAGCTGAGCGAGCGCGACGGGAACAAGCGGAACACATTGCCTGGTGGACCAATTTCTACCGCAAACAGGATGACGAAGGCCGGAAGGTGGAACTGCTGAGGCTAGGCATAACCGCGTCCGCCCCGGCGTCGCCGACGCCAGAGGAGATTCACCTTGAGGAAATCGACTTGGACATTCTGAAGGCGCTTGCGAAGCGGGGCCATGCGCTGAAGTGCATTGATCTGGCAACCGATGTTAGGGCCGATGAAGACAGAGTAAGCGCCCGGTTGAAGTACCTTGACGGCAAGGGGCTTGTTTCCTGGCCCATTGTTGGCAAGGGGAAACGCACTAGAAAAGGGGCAAGTATCACCGACGCTGGACGTGCAGAATTGAACCGGCTAAACCCCGCCTAATCCCCGCCCTATACCCGCCCTAGCTTCTTCTATGCTCGCGACAATGCGAGTATGGAAAATGAAAGAAGACTTCTACCAGCGGGGCCGACGGCGCGGCGACTTCACGTCACCATGCGCTGGCTGAAGGCTGAAGCACAAGCCGGACGCCTTCCGCACGTCAAGGCCGAAACCCGATTCCTCTTTGACCCCGAAGCCGTAACCGCCGTTTTGATGCGCTTGGCACAAGACCCGCCGCAATGGCGCGCCGACACCGCCGCCGATCTGGTGGCCGGGATGGTCAAGGCCCGACGCGCTGGCGATGCCGCCGCCGTCGCCCAGGCCCAGGGCGAGCTTGAACGGCTGGGCGTCAAGATTAGCTTCGCCGATGGACTGGAGGCCCGCCATGAGTGACGCGGCCCCTTTGCTGGTCAACGCGAGGCGCGCGGCGGAACTTTGCGGCGTGTCGAAAAGCTGCTGGTGGGCGCAGCTCGCGGCCGGGCGCGTACCACTGCCGCTCAGGCTGGGGCGGCGAACCTTATGGCGCAGCGCCGATCTGGCGGACTGGGTGGCCGACGGCTGCCCGCCGCGCGACCAGTGGCAACAGACGCGAGGGGGCCGACGATGAAACCGCCAAGCCCACACAGCGCCGCCCTTGCCGCCGCCCTGGACGCGATCGCGCGCGGATGGTCGATCATCCCGGCGGACCCGGTGACGAAGAAGCCGCTGACGAATCCGCACACAGGCCGCCCGATGGGATGGGCGAAGTATCGGACCGCGCCGGCCGGTGAAGCCCAAGCCCGTCAATGGTTCGACCCGGACAGCCCGCCCCTTGTCGCCGTGATCCTGGGCGAAGCGTCCGGCGGACTGGTCTGTCGCGACTTCGACGGGGCCGCCGGGCGCAGCGCCTATGCGGCATGGGCGAAAGAGAATCCCGGCCTTGCCAAGAGCCTGCCGACGGCGAAGACGCCGGACGGGCTGCACGTCTACTTCCGTTCGACCTGGCAAGGATTCATCGACTGCGGCGACGGCGAACTGCGCGGCGATTCTGGGCACTACTGTTGCCTGCCCCCTGGCCCCGGACGTGATTGGATTATTCCCCTTCCCAAAGGCGACTTGCCACTTGTCGACAACCCCGTCGCGGTTTTTCACGCGACGCCGCGAGAATCTCTTGTAAACGCCTGTGACCGCTTGTGTCCGCCTGTGTCCGCTTGTAACCCTCTTGTATGCTCTTGTGTGACAGTCGCGGAAGATGAGGACCGGATTCAGCGGGCAATCGAGGCGACGCTGCCGAGCGGTACGCGTCAGAGGCACAAGGCAATCTTCCACTTCGCCCGCCGCCTGAAGGGCATGGACGACGTGAAGAACGCCGCGCCGGCCGATCTGAAACACTTGGTCCGCGCATGGTGGAAGCGGGCGCTGCCGTTCATCCAGACAAAGGACTGGACGGAGACATGGGTGGACTTTGTCGAGGCATGGGACCGTGTACAGCACCCCGCCGACGACAGGCAGTTGAAAGACTGCCTTGCACGAGCGAAGGCCCGCCCTGTGGCTGGAATCGAGAATCCCATTATGGCGACCGTGGCCGCCCTATGCAGAGAACTCCAGATTGTTCATGGCAGCGATCCGTTCTTTTTGAGCGGGTATAAACTGGCCGGACTGCTTGAAATCGAACACCGCAAGGCGGCGCGATGGCTGAGGCACCTGGAGCGCGGCGAGAGAATCATCCGCCGCGTGAAGGTCTATTCCCTTGAGGAACGCAAGGCCGCAGAGTATTTGTACATCGGCCCGGAATAATTCCGGGAATGTACTTGACCGGTTACCAAGCATCCGCGTAGAATACCGACGATGGGTAGAAAACGAATCAAGTTGAGCGACCAAATCAGGCGGGCGGTGAACCAGTCCGCCCTGTCGCGATATGCGATGTGCAAGGCCGCGAAGATCGATCAAGCGACCTTTTCCCGATTCATGCACGGGGTAGTGGGGCTGTCGATGGCGACGCTGGACGATCTGGCCGACGTTCTGGGCCTGGACCTTGCCCCGCTGCCCGACAAGCCCAAGGCCAGCAAAACGAAGGGAAGGTGAACCGTGAGACTCTACCGCCCGACCTACAAGACGCCCCAGGGCAAGCGACTGTCGCCGACGTGGTGGATGGACTTCGCCGATTCCAACGGCCGCCGGTGGCGCTTCCCCGCTTTGACGGACAAGCGCCAGACCGAAGCGATGGGGCGCAACGTCGAAAAGCTGCTGGCGCTGAAACAGAGCGGCGACCCGCTGCCGCCCGATCTGTTGCGATGGGTTGAAGCGGTATCGCCGGACTTCCGCGGCCGCCTGGCCGAAGCGGGCTTGATCGACGCGGACCGCGCCGGCGGCGCTGCCGCCTTGATGGTGCTGGACGATCAAGACGCCGTGATCGGCGGACACCTGGCGGACTTCCTGGCCGACGCCGAAGCGCGGGGCGTGTCTCCCGTCCAGCGCCAAATGCTCGCCCAGCGCATACGCGACATGCTGCGCAAGGCGGGGGCGCGATGGCTGCGCGACCTGTCGGCCAGCAAGATTCAGGCCGCTATCGCCGCCCTGGGCGAGCCGACAGACGACAGGCCCAAGGGACTGAGCAATCAGTCGATGAAGCACTACGTCCGCGCCCTCAAACAGTTCTCGCGATGGCTGCAACGCGAACGGCGGACGGCCGAAGATACCTTGATCGGCGTCAAGGGCTACAACGCCGAAACCGACAAGCGCCACGAGCGCCGCGGATTCACCGCCGCCGAAATGTCGGTACTGCTGGGCGCGACCGCCAAAGCCCCGCGGCGCTGGGGCATGGATGGCAAGGCCCGCGCCGCCGCCTACCGCCTGGCGTTTTCATCGGGGCTTCGCCGCAATGAAATCCGCACCTTGACGGGCGACAGCTTCCGCCTGGACGACACGCCCCCGACCGTGACGGTTGAAGCGGGATACTCCAAGCATCGACGGCGCGACGTGCAGCCGCTACCGGCGGACGTGGCGGAAGCCCTGGGCGAATATCTGGCGACGGCCGACGCCGCCCGCCCGTTTGCCCTGCCCGACAAGACGGGCAAGATGCTGCACGAAGACATGGCCGACGCCCGCGCCGCCTGGATTGCCGATGAGCGTATCAGCGCCGATGAGCGGCAGGCGCGGGCAGAAGATGGCGACTTCCTCAAGCCCCGCGATTCGGCGCGGCTGGTGCTGGACTTCCACAGCTTCCGGCATGGATTCGTGACGGCGATCTGCCGGGCCGCCGTGTCGCCCCGCGTGATGATGGAACTGGCCCGCCACAGCGACCCGCGATTGACGATGCAGCGCTACAGCCGCGTCGCCGTCGCCGATTCCGCCCTGGCGCTGGACGCCCTGCCCAAGCTGGACGCCGACGACGCCGACGCCCAAGCCCAACCCGCCGCGCTGAGGGCGACAGGGACCGACGATGCCCGCGCAACAGTTATCGCCCCCAAGGCCGCGCCAGACGCGCCACGCTGCCCCACAATCGCCGATCGCGCGGCCGATGATGCAACGCCCGCCGATACCGCCGCCGACGCCGCCGGACAGGGGCAAAATCACTTTGCCATTCCCTTTGCCAAATCGTGCGGGCGCAACGGTGATTCGGTGGACTGCAATGGACGGACGGGCGAATTGCCTGCGCGACGGAATAACCTTGTTTCACGCGGGAAAGCCGATAGAATCCAAGGGAAGCAACACCCCCGCGCCTGTAGCTCAATGGATAGAGCATCGGTCTTCGGAACCGAGGGTTAGAGGTTCGACTCCTCTCAGGCGTACTGGCAGCGAGCCGGTGTCACAAGCACCGGCTCGCATTGTTTCGCAAGGTCCGGCACAAGCGCCCGCCGCTGCATTACTTAGGATGCCTTGCGAATTCTTGCGACTCGATGCGATTCCCTGCGGCGTCGGATTCGGCGTCGCCGTTTTGACAGGCGCGGCGTCGGATTTGGCGTCGGATTTGGCGTCGCCCCCGGTGACCACTTCGGCGTACTCTCGCAGCGTCAGATCGTAGTGCCGCCGGCTGATCTGTACCGCATGACCGATCCACGCCGAGACCTGATATTCCGGCACACCCAGGCCAAGCCAATTCGTCTCGCACGTGGCCCGCATGTTCTGGAACGGCTTGGGGAACGGCTTGACGCCGCCACGATCCATGATGCGGTGTAACTGTGTGCGGAGGTTCGCACCGCACCCCCTGTAACGCGTGATGACGAACTCCGCCCCTGCGTCCACCTGGGAGAACACATCGAGCAGCAGCCCGTACAACGGCGGGCAGATCGGCACGTCCCGCACGTCGCCGCTTTCCCGCTCCGTCTTGCTCGACTTCACCCGCAGATGCTTGCTCGACCAGTTCACATCGGCCCACCGCAACGCCAGGACTTCCGAGGGACACCGCAGCCCCGCGTGGTACGCAAGGCCCACGATCAGCCGCCATTGTGCATCGGGGCAGTTGTCGATCATTGCCGCCGCTTCCGCCGCCGTCACGTGATGCTGTCGCTGGCGGTTCACGTAGTCGGAACTCTTGAGGCGTTTACACGCATTCTCGCTGAGCAGCTTTGCCCGCACAGCCGCGTTGAAGAACTGCTTCGCACGGCGGCAGTGCCCCCGCACTGTAGCCTCGCTGAGCTTGCTCCGCAACTGGACAGCGTAGGAATCGGCGTCCGCTTC contains:
- a CDS encoding helix-turn-helix transcriptional regulator codes for the protein MGRKRIKLSDQIRRAVNQSALSRYAMCKAAKIDQATFSRFMHGVVGLSMATLDDLADVLGLDLAPLPDKPKASKTKGR
- a CDS encoding bifunctional DNA primase/polymerase, producing MKPPSPHSAALAAALDAIARGWSIIPADPVTKKPLTNPHTGRPMGWAKYRTAPAGEAQARQWFDPDSPPLVAVILGEASGGLVCRDFDGAAGRSAYAAWAKENPGLAKSLPTAKTPDGLHVYFRSTWQGFIDCGDGELRGDSGHYCCLPPGPGRDWIIPLPKGDLPLVDNPVAVFHATPRESLVNACDRLCPPVSACNPLVCSCVTVAEDEDRIQRAIEATLPSGTRQRHKAIFHFARRLKGMDDVKNAAPADLKHLVRAWWKRALPFIQTKDWTETWVDFVEAWDRVQHPADDRQLKDCLARAKARPVAGIENPIMATVAALCRELQIVHGSDPFFLSGYKLAGLLEIEHRKAARWLRHLERGERIIRRVKVYSLEERKAAEYLYIGPE